One region of Oncorhynchus mykiss isolate Arlee chromosome 8, USDA_OmykA_1.1, whole genome shotgun sequence genomic DNA includes:
- the LOC110529376 gene encoding leucine-rich alpha-2-glycoprotein, translated as MKSWFLLPLLFLACCCHGTFSCPALCKCYISPRKTEVVCNEVPLTQFPSYGLPSNTTSLTIQFTNISSISEQHLRATPLLQELYLYNNNLSTLPSDLFRGVPHLFSVALSGNALDQLPANVFSHAPLRDLVLKNNLISSADANWLPDNSNLTWLDLSGNRLTAVPTALFQKLRHLKNLDLSHNHLEKLPPNLLHPLTKLERLTLEANKLSTLDVSTFSNNLNLTHLFLLSNRLGQLPPTLFHGLPNLAHLSLDDNLLSHIPPGLLDQLHSIEEQGLDLTVNPWVCDGKVEYLWRWLQKNQKKVFLADDIRCASPESLKERSVMSLTDSELGL; from the coding sequence ATGAAGAGCtggtttctccttcctctcctgtttctGGCATGTTGTTGCCATGGCACCTTCTCTTGCCCAGCCCTTTGCAAATGCTACATATCCCCAAGAAAAACAGAGGTGGTCTGTAATGAAGTCCCCCTCACCCAGTTCCCCTCCTACGGTCTTCCAAGCAACACAACCTCCCTCACCATCCAGTTCACCAACATCAGCTCCATCTCAGAACAGCACCTGAGAGCTACACCCCTTCTACAGGAGCTCTACCTGTACAACAACAACCTGAGCACCCTTCCCTCAGATCTCTTCAGGGGTGTCCCTCACCTGTTCTCGGTGGCTCTCTCGGGTAACGCATTGGATCAGCTTCCCGCCAATGTCTTCAGCCACGCTCCACTGCGTGACCTGGTGCTGAAGAACAACCTGATCAGCAGTGCGGATGCTAATTGGCTCCCTGACAACAGTAACCTCACCTGGCTGGACCTGTCAGGGAACCGTTTGACGGCCGTACCCACAGCCCTGTTCCAGAAACTACGCCATCTGAAGAACCTTGACCTCTCACATAACCACCTGGAGAAGCTCCCGCCAAATTTGTTACACCCTCTGACCAAACTGGAGAGGCTGACGCTGGAGGCGAACAAACTCAGCACCCTGGACGTGTCTACCTTCAGTAACAACCTCAACCTGACACACCTGTTTCTTCTGTCGAACCGGCTTGGACAACTGCCACCAACCCTGTTCCATGGCCTCCCAAACCTGGCGCACCTGAGTCTGGATGATAACCTGCTGAGCCACATCCCTCCTGGTCTGCTGGACCAGCTTCACTCCATTGAGGAGCAGGGGTTGGACCTCACGGTGAACCCCTGGGTGTGCGATGGCAAGGTGGAGTACCTGTGGAGGTGGCTGCAGAAGAACCAGAAGAAAGTATTCCTGGCCGATGACATCAGGTGTGCCAGCCCTGAGTCTCTGAAGGAACGATCAGTTATGTCACTAACTGACAGTGAGCTAGGACTCTGA
- the LOC110529375 gene encoding leucine-rich alpha-2-glycoprotein isoform X1: MTARLQVSFRKMSTWFLLPLCVLTCCCSRSNGALSCPDMCTCHFSSSDTKVVCSDDSLSQFPSDCLPGNTTSLSIQSTNLSTITANHLQATPLLNELQLYYNNLSTLPSDLLRAVPHLHTLDLTGNHLHFLPPYVFSHAPLRNLVLKNNLISGVDADWLPDNSNLTWLDLSGNHLTAVPTALFQKLRHLKNLDLSHNRLEKLLAGALNPLSSLERLNLEGNQLSALDPSAFRNTPNLTHLFLQENQLERLPPTLLQGLHRLEFLFLNLNRLGHISNTLLEQLSSPWTSNHLWVAFSQNPWVCDKKVEDLWKWLQKNQKKAFLADDIRCASPESLKERSVMSLTDSELGL, translated from the exons ATGACAGCAAGACTTCAGGTAAG TTTTAGAAAGATGAGCACCTGGTTCCTCCTTCCTCTGTGCGTGCTGACCTGTTGTTGCAGCCGTAGCAATGGCGCCCTCTCTTGCCCAGACATGTGCACCTGCCATTTCTCTTCCAGCGACACCAAGGTGGTCTGCAGTGACGACTCCCTCTCCCAGTTCCCCTCCGATTGTCTCCCAGGCAACACCACCTCCTTGTCCATCCAATCCACCAACCTCAGCACGATTACTGCCAACCACTTACAGGCCACGCCCCTTCTGAATGAGCTCCAACTATATTACAACAACCTGAGCACACTTCCTTCAGATCTCCTCAGAGCTGTCCCTCACCTGCACACGTTGGATCTCACAGGGAACCACCTGCACTTCCTACCACCATATGTCTTCAGCCACGCTCCACTGCGTAACCTGGTGCTGAAGAACAACCTGATCAGCGGTGTGGATGCTGATTGGCTCCCTGACAACAGTAACCTCACCTGGCTGGACCTATCAGGGAACCACTTGACGGCCGTACCCACAGCCCTGTTCCAGAAACTACGCCACCTGAAGAACCTTGACCTCTCCCATAACCGCCTGGAGAAGCTCCTGGCGGGGGCACTGAATCCTCTGAGCAGCCTAGAGAGGCTCAACCTGGAGGGGAACCAACTCAGCGCCCTGGACCCTTCCGCCTTCAGGAACACCCCAAACCTGACGCACCTCTTCCTCCAGGAGAACCAACTGGAGAGGCTTCCCCCGACTCTCCTCCAGGGGCTCCATCGCCTCGAGTTCCTGTTTCTCAACTTAAACCGGCTTGGTCACATCTCCAACACCCTGCTGGAGCAACTCTCCTCCCCATGGACAAGCAACCATCTTTGGGTGGCCTTCAGCCAGAACCCCTGGGTGTGTGATAAGAAGGTGGAGGACCTGTGGAAGTGGCTGCAGAAGAACCAGAAGAAAGCTTTCCTGGCCGATGACATCAGGTGTGCCAGCCCTGAGTCTCTGAAGGAACGATCAGTTATGTCACTAACTGACAGTGAGCTAGGACTctga
- the LOC110529375 gene encoding leucine-rich alpha-2-glycoprotein isoform X2, producing the protein MSTWFLLPLCVLTCCCSRSNGALSCPDMCTCHFSSSDTKVVCSDDSLSQFPSDCLPGNTTSLSIQSTNLSTITANHLQATPLLNELQLYYNNLSTLPSDLLRAVPHLHTLDLTGNHLHFLPPYVFSHAPLRNLVLKNNLISGVDADWLPDNSNLTWLDLSGNHLTAVPTALFQKLRHLKNLDLSHNRLEKLLAGALNPLSSLERLNLEGNQLSALDPSAFRNTPNLTHLFLQENQLERLPPTLLQGLHRLEFLFLNLNRLGHISNTLLEQLSSPWTSNHLWVAFSQNPWVCDKKVEDLWKWLQKNQKKAFLADDIRCASPESLKERSVMSLTDSELGL; encoded by the coding sequence ATGAGCACCTGGTTCCTCCTTCCTCTGTGCGTGCTGACCTGTTGTTGCAGCCGTAGCAATGGCGCCCTCTCTTGCCCAGACATGTGCACCTGCCATTTCTCTTCCAGCGACACCAAGGTGGTCTGCAGTGACGACTCCCTCTCCCAGTTCCCCTCCGATTGTCTCCCAGGCAACACCACCTCCTTGTCCATCCAATCCACCAACCTCAGCACGATTACTGCCAACCACTTACAGGCCACGCCCCTTCTGAATGAGCTCCAACTATATTACAACAACCTGAGCACACTTCCTTCAGATCTCCTCAGAGCTGTCCCTCACCTGCACACGTTGGATCTCACAGGGAACCACCTGCACTTCCTACCACCATATGTCTTCAGCCACGCTCCACTGCGTAACCTGGTGCTGAAGAACAACCTGATCAGCGGTGTGGATGCTGATTGGCTCCCTGACAACAGTAACCTCACCTGGCTGGACCTATCAGGGAACCACTTGACGGCCGTACCCACAGCCCTGTTCCAGAAACTACGCCACCTGAAGAACCTTGACCTCTCCCATAACCGCCTGGAGAAGCTCCTGGCGGGGGCACTGAATCCTCTGAGCAGCCTAGAGAGGCTCAACCTGGAGGGGAACCAACTCAGCGCCCTGGACCCTTCCGCCTTCAGGAACACCCCAAACCTGACGCACCTCTTCCTCCAGGAGAACCAACTGGAGAGGCTTCCCCCGACTCTCCTCCAGGGGCTCCATCGCCTCGAGTTCCTGTTTCTCAACTTAAACCGGCTTGGTCACATCTCCAACACCCTGCTGGAGCAACTCTCCTCCCCATGGACAAGCAACCATCTTTGGGTGGCCTTCAGCCAGAACCCCTGGGTGTGTGATAAGAAGGTGGAGGACCTGTGGAAGTGGCTGCAGAAGAACCAGAAGAAAGCTTTCCTGGCCGATGACATCAGGTGTGCCAGCCCTGAGTCTCTGAAGGAACGATCAGTTATGTCACTAACTGACAGTGAGCTAGGACTctga